Proteins found in one Xenopus laevis strain J_2021 chromosome 1L, Xenopus_laevis_v10.1, whole genome shotgun sequence genomic segment:
- the fbxo41.L gene encoding F-box only protein 41 yields the protein MASLDLPYRCPRCGEHKRFRSLSSLRAHLEYNHTYETLYVLSKTNSICDATIFPITSEAALLTPAHRRDVFESTSFQGKEQIFTRDLVQVEDLSPSSSRYTQEVEIPLADIFTKTAMASHSPPPAAVAAAAAASAAVDAAYEEGLARLKVRAFEKLEVDKRLEKLTEEVEQKIATQVGRLQVELERKSSELDKAKQESVRLSREKQELEDRASELTRQVDVSVEMLASLKQDLVQKEQELTKKQQEVSEIDLFLKETASREANAKVRLQQFIEELLDRADRAEKQLQIISSCGSTPNGSLGRCSVTGYKETPRQRDRHVGAASHGSYSVANNQRSSSIGASNRVKTVSQSSGCYESDGAEQAGGEDSLEGPRYTVNNQGADSSFERSNSRSSGLRRQALQNWHRRPYRNSTEGEDGDISDVGSRTTESEAEVWEQESVGSAELNSSRASGGCKPKGRIQRPEKGSPSRSNEVISPEILKMRAALFCIFTYLDTKTLLRAAEVSRDWKFVARHPAVWTRVFLENARVSPKFLVTLSQWCTQTHSLTLQNLKPRQRGRKETKEEYMKSTRGCLEVGLETLLKATGGNLLILRISLCPNVLTDRSLWLASCYCRALQAVTYRSSTDPVGHEVIWALGAGCRDIISLQVAPLHPCQQPTRFSNRCLQMIGRCWPHLRALGVGGAGCGVQGLSSLARNCMRLQVLELDHVTEINQEVAAEVCREGLKGLEMLVLTSTPVTPKALLHFNSVCRNLKSIVVQVGIADYFKDPSSPEARKLFEEMVNKLQALKKRPGFSKILHIKVEEGC from the exons ATGGCCTCTTTGGACCTGCCTTATCGGTGCCCAAGGTGTGGTGAGCACAAACGTTTCCGGAGCTTGTCCTCCTTGAGGGCTCACTTGGAATACAACCACACCTATGAGACCCTCTATGTCTTGTCTAAGACCAACAGCATTTGTGATGCCACTATCTTCCCCATAACCAGTGAGGCTGCTCTGTTGACCCCAGCACACCGTAGGGACGTCTTTGAGAGTACATCTTTCCAGGGAAAAGAGCAGATATTTACTCGAGACTTAGTCCAAGTGGAGGACTTGAGTCCATCCTCTTCTCGATACACACAAGAGGTGGAGATCCCCCTAGCAGACATATTCACTAAGACAGCCATGGCCTCACATTCCCCACCAccagcagcagtggcagcagcagcagcggcatCAGCTGCAGTGGATGCTGCCTATGAGGAAGGGCTTGCTAGGTTAAAGGTTCGAGCCTTTGAGAAGCTGGAAGTAGACAAGCGACTGGAAAAACTAACGGAGGAAGTGGAGCAAAAAATAGCCACCCAGGTTGGTCGGTTGCAAGTCGAGTTAGAGAGGAAGAGCTCGGAGCTGGATAAAGCAAAGCAGGAGAGTGTGCGTCTGAGCCGAGAGAAGCAAGAGCTGGAGGACAGGGCCTCGGAGCTCACACGACAGGTGGACGTCAGTGTGGAGATGTTGGCTTCTCTCAAGCAGGACCTGGTGCAGAAAGAACAGGAGCTCACCAAGAAACAGCA GGAGGTGTCAGAGATCGACCTTTTCCTGAAGGAGACGGCGAGTCGGGAAGCGAACGCCAAGGTGCGGCTGCAGCAGTTCATCGAGGAGCTCCTGGACCGAGCCGACAGGGCGGAGAAACAGCTCCAGATCATCAGCAGTTGTGGCTCCACCCCCAATGGCAGTTTGGGCAGATGCAGTGTGACCGGGTACAAGGAGACCCCCAGACAG AGGGACCGACATGTTGGAGCAGCTTCCCATGGCTCTTACTCAGTCGCTAACAATCAGCGCTCCTCTTCCATTGG GGCCTCCAACAGAGTAAAAACTGTATCCCAGAGCTCCGGGTGTTATGAAAGTGATGGTGCGGAGCAGGCAGGGGGCGAGGACAGTTTGGAGGGTCCCCGATACACGGTGAATAACCAGGGAGCAGACAGCAGCTTTGAGAGGAGCAATAGTCGGAGCTCAGGACTGCGCAGACAGGCATTACAGAACTGGCACCGGCGCCCCTACAGGAACAGCACAGAAGGGGAAGATGGGGACATCTCTGACGTGGGATCCAGGACTACTGAGTCGGAGGCAGAAGTTTGGGAGCAGGAGAGCGTTGGGTCTGCAGAGCTCAACTCCAGCCGGGCATCAGGAGGCTGCAAGCCCAAAG GGAGGATCCAGAGGCCGGAGAAGGGAAGTCCTTCTCGTTCCAACGAGGTGATCAGCCCCGAGATCCTAAAGATGAGGGCGGCTCTGTTCTGCATCTTCACCTACCTCGATACCAAGACATTGCTGCGGGCGGCTGAAGTCAGCAGAGACTGGAAATTTGTGGCTCGACATCCGGCCGTATGGACTCGAGTGTTCCTGGAGAATGCCAGGGTGTCCCCAAAG TTCCTGGTAACCCTCTCCCAGTGGTGCACTCAGACCCACTCGCTGACCCTACAGAACCTCAAACCTCGGCAGCGAGGGAGGAAGGAGACCAAGGAGGAGTACATGAAAAGCACACG AGGCTGCCTAGAGGTCGGGCTGGAGACTCTGCTTAAAGCGACAGGAGGGAACCTGCTTATTCTGCGTATATCACTATGTCCCAATGTACTGACTGACCGTTCCCTTTGGCTGGCCAGCTGTTACTGCCGGGCACTGCAAGCTGTCACATACAG GAGTTCAACAGACCCAGTTGGTCATGAAGTGATTTGGGCGTTAGGGGCTGGCTGCAGAGACATCATCTCCCTCCAGGTGGCGCCATTGCATCCTTG CCAGCAGCCCACTAGGTTTAGTAATCGATGCCTGCAGATGATTGGACGATGTTGGCCCCACCTGAGAGCGCTGGGAGTAGGCGGAGCTGGTTGTGGGGTACAGGGACTCTCTTCTTTAG CCCGTAACTGCATGCGCCTGCAAGTTCTAGAACTGGATCATGTGACCGAAATCAACCAAGAAGTGGCAGCAGAGGTTTGCCGGGAGGGTCTGAAAGGCCTGGAGATGCTGGTGTTAACTTCCACGCCAGTCACGCCCAAAGCCCTTCTGCATTTCAACA GCGTCTGTCGGAACCTAAAATCCATTGTGGTACAAGTGGGCATTGCAGATTACTTCAAGGACCCCAGCAGCCCTGAGGCCAGGAAACTTTTTGAGGAAATGGTgaacaagttgcag gCTCTCAAGAAGAGACCTGGTTTCTCCAAGATTCTACACATTAAAGTAGAAGAAGGCTGCTAA